One stretch of Diabrotica undecimpunctata isolate CICGRU chromosome 5, icDiaUnde3, whole genome shotgun sequence DNA includes these proteins:
- the LOC140442299 gene encoding uncharacterized protein: MWSDSQVALSWIHTDPSKLQVFVANRVAKIQALSNMFTWNYVNSSSNPADIASRGIMPEKLISNTLWWNGPTFLQLPQSEWPNVGFKLKTSELTELKKTPKVFQVISVQSSDLITRYSNFIMLQRITAYCLRFIYNLRNKANKRTGNLSIAELDEAHISIVKQAQLESFADEFFR, from the coding sequence ATGTGGTCTGATTCTCAGGTAGCATTAAGTTGGATTCATACTGATCCTAGTAAATTACAAGTTTTCGTTGCTAATCGAGTAGCAAAAATTCAAGCATTGTCTAACATGTTCACCTGGAATTACGTTAACAGTTCAAGTAATCCAGCAGATATTGCGTCTCGTGGTATTATGCCCGAAAAATTAATTTCCAATACACTTTGGTGGAACGGACCAACGTTTTTGCAATTGCCACAGTCAGAATGGCCCAATGTGGGTTTTAAGTTAAAAACGTCAGAATTGACAGAGTTGAAAAAGACTCCTAAAGTTTTCCAAGTTATATCAGTACAATCATCAGATTTAATCACTAGATATTCAAATTTTATTATGCTTCAAAGAATAACAGCCTATTGTTTACGTTTCATCTACAATTTAAGAAATAAAGCTAACAAGCGTACTGGTAATTTATCTATTGCAGAATTAGATGAAGCCCATATTAGTATCGTCAAACAAGCTCAATTAGAGTCATTTGCTGACGAATTTTTTCGATAA